In the Paenibacillus sp. FSL H7-0357 genome, one interval contains:
- a CDS encoding phosphodiester glycosidase family protein: protein MMNIRKKQPWSFKRKLLIVMIVVLLSLGTVIYSLADRYLIEHVEVVVADDTATAGVSTAAATVAAEVNATSDDWSYSSDDIQIQIDQVQTGSGSDQITYFVADVVLKEASSLRSAFAESSFGTNIIEDTSEIASSNNAVFAINGDYYGFREDGVIIRNGTVYRDDPVRDAMALFDDGTMKTYDEEEISSSDLLAQGATNTLSFGPILIQDGNIVSDFSSVKIDRNFGNRSIQNANPRTAIGMIAPNHYVFVVVDGRSEGYSRGMTLAELAAVMSDLGATEAYNLDGGGSSTMYFMGRVVNNPLGKNQERGVSDILYIKEGVTS from the coding sequence ATGATGAACATAAGAAAAAAACAACCCTGGAGTTTCAAACGCAAACTTCTGATCGTGATGATCGTGGTCCTCCTGAGTCTCGGCACGGTGATCTATAGCCTGGCAGACCGTTACTTGATCGAACATGTCGAAGTCGTCGTAGCGGATGACACAGCCACAGCCGGCGTAAGCACAGCAGCAGCCACAGTTGCAGCCGAGGTTAACGCGACTTCCGACGACTGGAGTTATTCCAGTGACGATATCCAGATCCAGATCGACCAGGTACAGACCGGGTCCGGTTCAGACCAGATCACTTATTTTGTCGCTGATGTCGTGCTTAAGGAGGCAAGCAGCCTGCGCTCTGCTTTTGCCGAAAGCAGCTTTGGCACGAACATCATAGAGGACACCTCAGAGATTGCCTCCAGCAACAACGCGGTCTTTGCAATCAACGGCGATTACTATGGCTTCCGCGAGGATGGGGTCATTATCCGCAATGGAACAGTGTACCGGGATGATCCCGTGCGGGATGCGATGGCGCTGTTCGATGACGGGACCATGAAGACGTATGACGAGGAAGAAATTTCTTCGTCCGATCTGCTGGCCCAGGGAGCCACCAATACCCTCTCCTTCGGGCCGATTCTGATTCAGGACGGCAACATCGTCAGTGATTTCAGCAGTGTCAAAATCGACAGAAATTTCGGCAACCGTTCCATCCAGAATGCGAATCCCCGGACCGCGATTGGCATGATCGCACCAAACCATTATGTGTTCGTTGTTGTGGACGGGCGCAGCGAAGGCTACAGCCGGGGCATGACCCTCGCCGAGCTTGCTGCTGTGATGTCGGATCTCGGAGCCACCGAAGCCTACAATCTGGACGGCGGCGGTTCATCCACAATGTATTTCATGGGACGGGTTGTGAATAATCCGCTGGGCAAAAATCAGGAACGCGGCGTCAGCGACATTCTTTATATCAAGGAGGGAGTAACCTCATGA
- a CDS encoding response regulator transcription factor: protein MTHRILLVEDDEDISRMVFSYLVKEGYEVETAFDGEAAEKLFHRGGAYDLVLLDLMLPKRSGNDVLQTIRRDSLVPVLIMSAKDSDVDKALGLGFGADDYITKPFSMIELAARVKAAIRRAGYAAAGSPVQETAAVQERANTIALRGLTVDLDNFSALKNGEEVKLTAKEFQILKLFVSSPGRVYTKAQIYSVVWEDDYYGDENVINVHMRRLREKIEDDPSKPEYIKTLWGIGYKLGDVLE, encoded by the coding sequence ATGACGCATCGTATACTGCTGGTTGAGGACGATGAAGATATTAGTAGAATGGTATTTTCTTATTTGGTAAAAGAGGGCTATGAGGTGGAGACTGCATTTGATGGTGAGGCAGCGGAAAAGCTTTTTCATCGCGGCGGCGCCTATGATCTGGTTCTGCTGGATCTGATGCTTCCGAAACGAAGCGGCAACGATGTGCTGCAGACGATTCGCCGGGACAGTCTGGTGCCTGTGCTGATCATGTCGGCTAAGGACAGTGATGTGGACAAGGCGCTGGGCCTTGGCTTCGGCGCGGATGATTATATTACGAAGCCGTTCTCGATGATCGAGCTGGCGGCACGGGTGAAGGCGGCGATCCGGCGGGCAGGATATGCCGCTGCTGGAAGTCCTGTTCAGGAAACAGCTGCCGTTCAGGAGCGCGCCAACACGATAGCACTGCGTGGACTCACCGTCGATCTCGATAATTTCTCGGCGCTGAAGAACGGGGAAGAGGTCAAGCTTACGGCCAAGGAGTTCCAGATTCTTAAGCTGTTCGTGAGCAGCCCCGGCCGGGTGTACACCAAAGCGCAGATTTACAGCGTCGTCTGGGAAGACGATTATTACGGGGATGAGAATGTCATTAATGTACATATGCGCAGACTGCGTGAAAAAATTGAAGATGACCCGTCAAAGCCGGAATACATCAAAACGTTATGGGGCATTGGCTACAAGCTGGGGGATGTGCTGGAATGA
- a CDS encoding sensor histidine kinase, producing MIAFLSVAILLLLIVILWQYLRLREHSRHLDYIHTKLTSIVDRGSHERLLLFNSNPHLQTLLTDLNRLLDVNHKGAVELAKLEKSMRSMLANISHDLKTPLTVVLGYIETILHDGNITEEEQAHILRMIHAKAEEVIRLMNSFFDLAKLESGDKQIALSRVELGEVCRRNILSFYDILNAKGSEVEIGIPDEAMYMMGNEEALDRVLSNLLSNAINYGDAGGVLGLTLYSAGDQVCIDVWDRGKGITEGHQDKVFERLYTLEDSRNRDYQGSGLGLTITKRLTEQMNGSITLRSKPYVKTVFTLSFRRLTF from the coding sequence ATGATCGCTTTTTTGAGTGTGGCTATCCTGCTGCTACTGATCGTGATCCTCTGGCAGTACCTGCGTCTGCGGGAGCATTCCCGCCACCTCGATTATATCCATACCAAACTTACGAGCATTGTTGACCGGGGCTCGCACGAAAGGCTGCTTCTGTTCAATAGCAACCCTCATCTGCAAACGCTGCTGACTGATCTCAACAGGCTGCTGGACGTCAATCACAAGGGAGCGGTCGAACTGGCCAAGCTGGAGAAGTCTATGCGCAGCATGCTGGCAAACATCTCCCATGATCTGAAGACTCCGCTGACGGTGGTGCTCGGCTATATTGAAACGATTCTCCATGACGGGAATATAACGGAAGAGGAGCAGGCGCATATTCTGCGGATGATTCATGCCAAGGCAGAAGAGGTGATCCGGCTGATGAACAGCTTTTTTGATCTGGCCAAGCTGGAGTCCGGGGATAAGCAGATCGCGCTGTCGCGGGTGGAGCTGGGCGAGGTCTGCCGGCGGAACATACTTTCCTTTTACGATATCCTGAATGCCAAGGGCAGTGAGGTGGAGATTGGGATTCCGGATGAGGCGATGTACATGATGGGCAACGAGGAGGCGCTGGACCGGGTGCTGTCCAATCTGTTGTCCAATGCGATCAATTACGGGGATGCCGGAGGTGTACTTGGACTCACCCTCTACAGCGCAGGAGACCAGGTGTGCATAGACGTATGGGACCGGGGCAAAGGTATCACCGAAGGGCATCAGGATAAAGTCTTCGAACGGCTCTACACACTGGAGGATTCCCGCAACCGTGACTATCAGGGGAGCGGCCTTGGGCTGACCATCACCAAACGGTTGACCGAACAGATGAACGGCAGCATTACCTTACGCAGCAAACCTTACGTCAAAACGGTATTTACGCTTTCTTTTCGCAGGCTGACCTTCTAA
- a CDS encoding ABC transporter ATP-binding protein, translated as MTTILRTWDLTKEYQGKEAVKGVNMNIKQGEIYGFLGPNGAGKTTVMKMITNLVKPTAGEIEFFGEFMTNRSYEMLKRMGCIIEYPVFYDKLTARENLQLHGEYMGYYDAKAMEEALELVKLKGVDKKPVKQFSLGMKQRLGIARAVMTKPELLILDEPINGLDPMGIKELREVFRMLSREYGMTLLISSHILGEVEQVADTIGMIRDGILLEEVAMDTIRSQNTQYIELITGESSKAVYVLEHKLGLTNFKVLDPRTIRIYDAIQQLELNKALVEAGVELESLSKKNHSLEDHFVELMGGEGIA; from the coding sequence ATGACCACCATACTGCGTACTTGGGATTTAACCAAGGAGTATCAAGGCAAAGAGGCTGTCAAAGGCGTGAATATGAATATCAAGCAAGGCGAAATTTACGGGTTCCTGGGACCTAACGGTGCGGGCAAAACTACGGTGATGAAAATGATCACCAATCTGGTGAAGCCGACGGCAGGGGAGATTGAATTTTTTGGCGAGTTTATGACAAACCGTTCCTATGAAATGCTGAAACGTATGGGCTGCATTATTGAATATCCGGTATTCTACGACAAGCTGACGGCAAGAGAAAATCTCCAGCTGCACGGGGAGTATATGGGTTACTACGATGCCAAGGCCATGGAAGAAGCGCTGGAGCTGGTGAAGCTGAAGGGTGTGGACAAAAAGCCGGTCAAGCAGTTTTCCCTGGGGATGAAACAGCGGCTGGGCATTGCCCGGGCAGTCATGACGAAACCGGAGCTGCTCATTCTGGATGAGCCGATCAACGGGCTGGACCCCATGGGCATCAAGGAGCTGCGTGAGGTGTTCCGCATGCTGAGCCGCGAATACGGAATGACGCTGCTGATCTCCAGCCATATTCTGGGTGAAGTTGAACAGGTCGCCGACACCATCGGCATGATCCGTGACGGAATTCTGCTGGAGGAAGTGGCGATGGATACGATTCGCAGCCAGAACACGCAATACATTGAACTGATTACCGGAGAGAGCAGCAAAGCGGTGTATGTTCTGGAGCACAAGCTGGGACTCACCAACTTCAAGGTGCTCGACCCGCGGACGATCCGCATTTACGATGCCATACAGCAGCTTGAACTGAATAAAGCACTGGTAGAAGCGGGTGTGGAGCTGGAAAGCCTGAGTAAAAAGAATCATTCGCTGGAAGATCATTTTGTGGAACTGATGGGGGGTGAGGGCATTGCTTAA
- a CDS encoding ABC transporter permease, whose amino-acid sequence MRALLKLIQLEIRKNKLAGMLKGVAIANLAIFVFMLLLTYVDSEGSGSGGGEFKSYAEMFDGLYVLVKATFVVFASVVLSKLVIDEYKNNTITLLFMYPISRKKLLGAKIIIVFLFTLISIFVTDVLISALLIGLNSFTHAIPGQLDLAVVPGEMIRIGADAAYAAGIGLIPLYIGMRKKSVPATIVTAVLLVSVSASDFGNFQPGNLVGFSIFLSLLGVAIAYLSIRNIEQKDIA is encoded by the coding sequence GTGAGGGCATTGCTTAAGCTGATACAACTGGAAATCCGTAAAAACAAACTGGCAGGCATGCTCAAAGGCGTTGCCATCGCCAACCTCGCAATTTTTGTCTTTATGCTGCTGCTTACTTACGTTGATTCTGAAGGCAGCGGCAGCGGCGGCGGGGAATTCAAGTCTTATGCAGAGATGTTTGACGGCTTGTATGTTCTTGTCAAGGCGACCTTTGTGGTGTTTGCTTCGGTTGTACTGAGCAAGCTGGTTATTGATGAGTATAAGAACAATACTATCACTTTGCTCTTTATGTACCCTATCTCCCGTAAAAAGCTCTTAGGTGCCAAAATTATCATCGTATTCCTCTTTACACTGATCAGTATTTTTGTAACGGATGTTCTGATTAGCGCTCTTCTGATCGGACTTAACTCCTTCACCCATGCGATTCCGGGACAGCTGGATTTGGCTGTGGTTCCTGGAGAGATGATCCGGATAGGTGCGGATGCGGCATATGCGGCAGGGATTGGACTAATTCCTTTATATATTGGAATGCGCAAGAAATCCGTACCAGCCACCATAGTTACTGCAGTGTTGCTTGTCAGCGTGAGTGCCTCCGATTTTGGTAATTTCCAGCCGGGTAATCTGGTAGGGTTCTCCATCTTCCTCAGTCTGCTTGGCGTAGCCATTGCTTACCTGTCGATCCGGAATATTGAACAGAAGGATATTGCCTGA
- a CDS encoding ATP-binding protein produces the protein MTKQWSFILDRVLSEEGAYKALYDHHPDLIIVLDRQGYYVDSNRAFEVAAGADPELHEPLSGLRLEPPGEEHFAAALGGIGSGFELEADESRGSSPAAVTYVPVKAEEGIAGVFAIIRYDQSRVLPLLLQEWFGRLLTGEVSPMEWTDERTPGREEELIELAMVEEQQKAELVLEMSEDRHLSLIFNSIAAGIFGLDTLGRTFFINREGADMLGYEPYELRGLPLMDVIHHIRGDGSRYQQHECPIWQTLQDGVTRSRGDEIFWRKDGTSFFVSYRIAPLLHKGIICGVVGSFSDITNEREILRAKESAEQAAQAKSDFLAMMSHEIRTPMNGMIGMADLLLETELEEEQRGYAEILRSSSYSLLQILNDILDFSKMEAGKMPLLSEKFDLREMLESIIDLFTPKAEEKKLALRWWADTSVPAIVKTDPSRLRQIIVNLVGNALKFTERGSVTLSVKNIPLPGSPEYLLEFSVRDTGVGIADSKLNLLFQSFSQLHPFINRKYGGTGLGLAICKQLVELMGGTIFVESEEERGSTFRFMLPFVHEEAESEAEAGITPYL, from the coding sequence ATGACTAAACAATGGTCTTTTATTCTGGATCGGGTGCTTTCGGAAGAAGGTGCTTATAAAGCGTTATACGATCATCACCCCGACCTGATAATTGTGCTGGACAGGCAGGGATATTATGTAGACAGCAACCGTGCTTTTGAAGTTGCCGCTGGCGCAGATCCGGAGCTTCATGAGCCATTGTCTGGTTTGCGGCTAGAACCTCCCGGAGAAGAACATTTTGCTGCAGCGCTCGGGGGTATCGGCTCCGGCTTTGAACTAGAGGCGGATGAGAGCCGCGGAAGCAGCCCGGCTGCGGTTACGTATGTGCCGGTAAAAGCTGAAGAAGGGATCGCAGGCGTGTTCGCCATTATCCGATATGACCAGAGCCGTGTTCTTCCTCTTCTGCTTCAGGAATGGTTCGGCAGGCTCCTGACCGGGGAAGTTTCTCCCATGGAATGGACGGATGAGCGGACACCGGGGCGTGAAGAGGAGCTTATAGAACTGGCTATGGTGGAGGAGCAGCAGAAGGCAGAGCTGGTGCTGGAGATGTCAGAGGACAGGCATCTTAGCCTGATATTCAACTCTATTGCAGCCGGAATCTTCGGGCTCGACACGTTGGGCCGGACCTTCTTTATCAACCGTGAGGGAGCAGATATGCTGGGTTATGAGCCCTACGAGCTGAGGGGGCTGCCGTTGATGGATGTGATTCATCATATCCGCGGAGACGGGTCAAGGTACCAGCAGCATGAATGTCCGATCTGGCAGACCCTGCAGGATGGTGTCACCCGCAGTAGAGGGGATGAAATCTTCTGGCGGAAGGATGGCACCAGCTTTTTTGTCAGCTACCGGATTGCACCGCTTCTGCATAAAGGAATCATCTGCGGTGTAGTGGGCTCTTTCAGTGATATTACCAATGAACGGGAGATTCTCCGGGCCAAGGAATCAGCAGAGCAGGCGGCTCAGGCTAAGTCCGATTTCCTGGCGATGATGAGCCATGAGATCCGTACCCCGATGAACGGGATGATTGGCATGGCCGACCTCCTGCTGGAAACAGAGCTGGAAGAAGAGCAGCGCGGCTACGCCGAGATTCTGCGCAGCAGCAGCTATAGTCTGCTACAAATTCTAAATGACATTCTCGATTTCAGTAAAATGGAAGCCGGCAAAATGCCGCTGCTGTCGGAGAAATTTGATCTGCGTGAAATGCTGGAGAGCATTATAGATTTATTCACCCCCAAAGCTGAAGAGAAAAAGCTGGCGCTGCGCTGGTGGGCGGATACAAGCGTTCCGGCCATAGTGAAGACCGATCCCAGCCGCCTGCGCCAAATCATCGTCAATTTGGTCGGTAATGCGCTTAAATTCACGGAACGTGGAAGCGTAACCTTGTCGGTGAAGAACATTCCGCTGCCGGGTTCACCGGAATACCTGCTGGAATTTTCTGTCCGTGATACAGGAGTGGGAATTGCCGACAGCAAGCTGAATCTGCTCTTTCAGTCCTTTTCGCAGCTGCATCCGTTCATTAACCGCAAATATGGCGGAACGGGACTGGGACTGGCCATCTGCAAGCAGCTCGTCGAGCTGATGGGCGGAACGATTTTTGTGGAGAGTGAAGAAGAACGGGGTTCGACCTTCCGCTTTATGCTGCCATTCGTCCATGAAGAAGCTGAATCAGAAGCAGAAGCGGGAATCACACCCTACCTGTGA
- a CDS encoding DegV family protein, which translates to MSIVKIFSDSTSDLPQGWKETYDIGIVPLYVVFQDGTYKDGVDITPEEVYRRVAANGALPKTAAPSPADFMAAFGPVISSGGDVVYISLSSSLSSTYQNALLAAGEFPEGRVQVVDSQTLCGGIALLVMKAVRAAAKGHSSREIAAMLKQCRDRVETEFVVDTLDYLYMGGRCSGMQNFIGSLLKIRPVLRLIDGAIVPVSKVRGKKEKAVEQMLQHALANAGEMDKELLIVAHTLGEEDANFLVAALREQTDVEEIAVIHAGCVIGSHCGPATVGLMYMH; encoded by the coding sequence ATGTCTATCGTAAAAATCTTTTCAGACAGCACTTCCGATTTGCCGCAAGGCTGGAAGGAAACGTATGATATTGGCATCGTCCCGCTGTATGTAGTATTTCAAGACGGTACCTACAAGGATGGTGTAGATATTACACCTGAGGAAGTGTATCGTCGTGTCGCCGCAAATGGAGCACTGCCGAAGACCGCTGCACCTTCGCCCGCCGACTTCATGGCCGCTTTTGGGCCGGTCATCAGCAGCGGAGGAGACGTCGTCTATATCAGTCTTTCCTCTTCTTTATCCTCTACATATCAGAATGCCCTGCTGGCTGCAGGGGAGTTTCCTGAAGGACGCGTTCAAGTGGTTGATTCCCAGACGTTATGCGGAGGGATTGCGCTCCTAGTGATGAAAGCGGTTCGCGCCGCAGCCAAAGGCCACAGCAGCAGGGAAATTGCCGCTATGCTGAAGCAATGCCGCGACCGAGTGGAGACAGAATTTGTTGTGGATACACTGGATTACTTATATATGGGTGGACGTTGTTCAGGTATGCAGAATTTTATCGGCAGCCTGTTGAAGATCCGGCCTGTGCTGCGGCTGATTGACGGTGCGATTGTACCTGTGAGCAAAGTTCGCGGCAAGAAGGAGAAAGCTGTGGAACAAATGCTCCAGCATGCCCTTGCCAATGCCGGGGAAATGGATAAGGAGCTGCTCATCGTGGCCCACACACTGGGTGAAGAGGATGCCAACTTTTTGGTGGCGGCGCTGCGTGAACAGACCGATGTTGAAGAGATTGCCGTCATTCATGCCGGCTGTGTCATTGGCAGCCACTGCGGACCCGCTACAGTAGGCCTCATGTATATGCACTAA
- a CDS encoding AraC family transcriptional regulator: MEWLIRMKNALDYMESKMTEPLRIEEVAKVAHVSPFHFQRMFGMLTGVTVADYIRKRRLTLAAQELAISKIKVLDVALKYGYDSPEAFAKAFRKAHGLTPSAAREPGVQLKAFPRLSFHLSLKGDQEMEYRIVEKDAFTVIGKSMEVTTREGENFRRIPEFWNECNADGTSDKLIEIGTGKDWLGICMSMDMEKELLSYWIGVEGTPETDPQGYETAVVPAASWAVFTSVGPMPHAIQNVWQRIFQEWFPGTGYEHAGGPEFELYPPGDPDAEDYVCEVWIPVMKK, from the coding sequence GTGGAATGGCTGATCCGAATGAAAAATGCCTTGGATTATATGGAGAGCAAGATGACCGAACCCCTGCGCATAGAAGAAGTGGCTAAGGTGGCTCATGTCTCCCCTTTTCATTTCCAGCGCATGTTCGGCATGCTGACAGGGGTAACGGTGGCAGACTATATCCGCAAGCGCAGATTGACTTTGGCCGCCCAGGAGCTGGCCATTTCCAAAATCAAGGTGCTGGATGTAGCGCTGAAATATGGATATGACTCCCCGGAAGCCTTCGCCAAAGCGTTCCGCAAAGCGCATGGACTCACCCCCTCCGCCGCGCGTGAACCGGGTGTACAGCTCAAGGCATTCCCCCGCCTCTCCTTCCATCTATCATTGAAGGGAGATCAGGAAATGGAATACAGAATCGTGGAGAAAGACGCATTTACCGTCATCGGCAAATCAATGGAGGTTACGACCAGGGAGGGAGAGAATTTCCGCAGAATCCCTGAGTTTTGGAATGAATGCAATGCGGACGGCACTTCGGATAAGCTGATTGAAATCGGCACAGGCAAAGATTGGCTTGGCATCTGTATGAGTATGGACATGGAGAAAGAGCTGCTGTCCTACTGGATCGGAGTGGAAGGTACGCCGGAGACGGATCCCCAAGGCTATGAAACCGCGGTGGTTCCAGCTGCAAGCTGGGCCGTATTCACCTCAGTCGGCCCCATGCCGCATGCGATTCAAAATGTGTGGCAGCGGATTTTCCAGGAGTGGTTCCCGGGTACCGGCTATGAGCATGCAGGTGGTCCGGAATTCGAGCTTTATCCACCAGGCGACCCGGATGCAGAGGATTATGTCTGTGAAGTGTGGATTCCGGTGATGAAGAAATAA
- a CDS encoding glycoside hydrolase family 13 protein produces MKRAFWKEAVVYQIYPRSFQDSNGDGIGDLQGIISRLDYLQKLGVDVVWLSPVYKSPNDDNGYDISDYEDIMDEFGTLKDWEELLAGLHERGIKLMMDLVINHSSDEHAWFAESRSSLDNPYRDYYIWRPGGPNGERPNNWSSVFSGPAWELDEATGEYYLHLFSRKQPDLNWENPQLREALYKMIAFWLDKGVDGLRMDVINMISKVEGLPSAHREGLAPGELAGGGEYFMNGPRVHEYLQEMNREVLSKYEVMTVGETPGASVEDAILYTAEDRQELQMVFQFEHMDVDSGPGGKWDVTPWSLQGLRDILHKWQVGLAERGWNSLYLNNHDQPRMVSRFGNDGEYRVLSAKMLATLLHTLKGTPYIYQGEEIGMTNVKFPVLEDYKDIEILNMYREKVTEGGAEHETILQAIHTKGRDNARTPMQWDASANAGFTQGAPWLKLNPNYPDINVEQALADPDSVFYYYQKLISLRKEHQIMAYGEYKLLLTEHEYIYAYTRTLDDEQWLILLNFSADPQPVDLPAELAAVTSIIIGNYPGEPDAASLATLRPYEARVYQIRL; encoded by the coding sequence ATGAAAAGAGCCTTTTGGAAAGAAGCCGTAGTCTATCAAATCTACCCTCGCAGCTTCCAGGACAGCAACGGAGACGGAATCGGGGATCTGCAAGGGATTATCTCCCGCCTCGATTATTTGCAGAAGCTCGGTGTCGATGTCGTCTGGCTGTCCCCGGTCTATAAATCCCCCAACGACGACAATGGTTATGATATTAGCGATTACGAGGATATTATGGATGAGTTCGGCACTTTGAAGGACTGGGAGGAGCTTCTGGCCGGACTGCATGAACGCGGCATCAAGCTGATGATGGACCTTGTGATCAACCATTCCTCGGATGAACACGCATGGTTTGCCGAATCCCGTTCCTCCCTGGACAATCCTTACCGCGATTATTATATTTGGCGGCCCGGCGGACCGAATGGCGAACGGCCCAACAATTGGAGCTCCGTCTTCAGCGGTCCGGCCTGGGAGCTGGATGAAGCTACCGGAGAATATTATCTTCATCTGTTCTCCCGCAAGCAGCCGGATCTCAACTGGGAGAATCCGCAGCTTCGCGAAGCCCTCTACAAAATGATCGCGTTCTGGCTCGACAAAGGCGTCGATGGCTTACGGATGGACGTCATTAATATGATCTCCAAGGTGGAAGGCCTGCCTTCCGCTCACAGAGAGGGGCTGGCTCCGGGAGAGCTGGCCGGTGGCGGCGAATATTTTATGAACGGCCCGCGGGTCCATGAATATTTGCAGGAAATGAACCGTGAGGTCCTCTCCAAATATGAGGTGATGACGGTTGGTGAAACTCCGGGGGCCAGTGTAGAGGATGCGATTCTGTATACAGCCGAAGACCGGCAGGAGCTGCAGATGGTGTTCCAATTTGAACATATGGATGTGGACTCCGGTCCCGGCGGCAAATGGGATGTCACCCCTTGGAGCCTCCAAGGCTTGCGCGACATTCTGCATAAATGGCAGGTTGGCTTAGCCGAACGCGGCTGGAACAGTCTGTACCTGAATAATCATGACCAGCCGCGGATGGTCTCCCGGTTCGGCAATGATGGTGAATACCGTGTTCTGTCAGCCAAAATGCTGGCTACACTGCTGCATACGCTGAAAGGCACGCCCTACATCTATCAAGGCGAAGAAATCGGCATGACGAATGTGAAATTCCCTGTGCTGGAAGATTATAAGGATATCGAGATCCTGAATATGTACCGGGAAAAGGTCACGGAAGGCGGCGCGGAGCATGAGACGATTCTACAGGCCATCCACACGAAAGGCCGGGACAATGCCCGTACTCCAATGCAGTGGGATGCCTCCGCAAATGCAGGTTTCACTCAAGGCGCGCCATGGCTGAAGCTTAACCCGAACTACCCAGATATCAATGTAGAGCAGGCGCTGGCTGATCCGGATTCCGTGTTTTATTATTACCAGAAGCTGATTAGCTTGCGTAAAGAACATCAGATTATGGCTTACGGCGAATATAAACTGCTGCTGACGGAGCATGAATACATTTATGCCTATACCCGGACGTTAGACGATGAACAGTGGCTTATTCTGCTGAATTTCAGCGCTGACCCGCAGCCGGTTGATCTCCCTGCTGAGCTGGCGGCTGTAACCAGCATCATTATCGGCAATTATCCGGGAGAGCCGGATGCTGCCAGCCTTGCAACCTTGCGGCCTTATGAAGCCCGGGTCTATCAAATTCGTCTATAG